Genomic DNA from Gemmatimonadales bacterium:
TCCGCGGGACCAACACCTTGCTTCGCTTCTGCTTGCCGACGTTCACGATGTGCCCGCAGGTGCGGTTCGCCGGATCCTGGTTCTCCAGGTGCACGCCGCCGGCACGCGCCCGGATCAGCTCGGTGGCCAGGGTGAACGTCTGGGTTGGCCCGCCGAAGCCGGCCTCCATGTCCACGAACGCCGGCGGCGCGTCCAGGATCTCCTTGCCGTCGGTATCGTAATAATGGGTGTTCCGCGCGCCCTCGACCCCCATCCACATCTCGTGCACCAGCTTGACCATGTCATGCGAGGCGTAGACGCCGATGTCGGGGAACATGCTCTTGGTCGCGGCGAGCTGCCAGCCGCTGCCGTACAGCGCCTTGAAGCCGAGCCGAGTCATGATGGCCGCGGTGAAGGCATCGTAAGCGCCCGCGGTATGGAGATAGCTCCCGGCCGCCTGCGCCTCACGCAGCAGGCGCCGGAGCTTGTCGGCTGGGACCTCGGTCTCCGGCGGAGCGAACAGCTTGCCGACGGCCGCGGCCGGAAAGACCGCGTCGGGGGACACGGGAGGGTTCGCAGTGGCCATGAACTTGTCTCCTTCCGGTGGATCGCGGCGCCACCGGGAGCAGGGTGCACCGCCCGTCTCGGCCGGCCCGGCAGGAGAGGCGGCGAGAGCAAAGGTTTGTGAAACTATTCACATGATAGCGTGTCCGGCGGCTTCGCGCCAGCCCCGGTACCCAGCCAGTGGCGCCACTGTCGCATTCCTGCGAACCCGGGCCACGCTTAGATTGGAGGCGATCCTACCCGAACCCGCACTCACCCCGAGATCCATGTTCATCACTAAGCCGTTCGTCAAGGATCGCAAAATTCGATTTGCCCTGGTGGGGTGTGGACGCATCTCGGCCAACCATTTCGATGCCCTCGAGCGTCATGCCGACCGGGCCGAGCTGGTCGGGATCTGCGACATCGACCCCAACGCCCTGGAGCGGGCTCAGGAACGGACCGGAGCCCCCGCCTTCCGAACCATCGACGCCTTGCTCGCGGGAACGTCGGCCGACATCGTGATTCTGGCGACGCCGAGCGGGATTCACGCCGAGGAGGCGGTGCTGGTGGCGGCGGCGGGGCGGCACGTGATGACCGAGAAGCCGATGGCCACCCGCTGGCAGGACGGAAAGCGCATGGTCCACGCCTGCGATCAGGCGGGTGTGCACCTCTTCGTGGTGAAGCAAAACCGCCGGAACGCGACCCTCCAGCTGCTCAAGCGGGCGGTGGACAAGCGGCGGTTCGGCCGGATCTACATGGTAAACATCAACGTCTTCTGGTCCCGGCCGCAGGCCTACTACGACAGCGCCGCCTGGCGGGGCACCTGGGAATTCGATGGCGGCGCCTTCATGAACCAGGCGAGCCACTACGTGGACCTGCTCGACTGGCTCATCGGGCCGGTGGAAAGCGTGCAGGCCTACACGGCCACCCTGGGCCGCAATATTCAGGTGGAGGACACCGGGGTCGTGAGCATTCGCTGGCGGACCGGCGCGCTGGGCTCGATGAATGTCACCATGCTCACTTATCCCAAGAATTACGAAGGCTCGATCACCATCATCGGAGAGAAAGGCACGGTCCGGATCGGCGGGGTGGCTGTCAACAAGATCGAGGCCTGGGAGTTCGCGGATGCCGATCCGGACGATGCCAGCGTGGAGCAGGCAAGCTACGAGACCACGTCGGTCTACGGCTTCGGGCATCCGCTCTACTACGATAACGTGATCAACTCGCTCCGGGGCGAGGCGACGCCCGACACCGACGGGCGGGAGGGCCTGCACTCGCTCGAGATCCTCATCGCCACCTATCTCTCCGCCCGGGACGGTGGTCGGGTCGCGCTTCCGCTTGAGTACTGACGGCCCGCCCAGCGGCGATCCGGTGCGGACCACACCCTCCCCCGTGATGCCGTGACCCTGACCGTGCTGCTGGTGGCCGGCGCACGTCCCAACTTCATGAAGGTGGCGCCGATCCTGGCCGCGCTGCGGGCGGCCGGTCACGCCGGCGTCCTGGTGCACACCGGCCAGCACTACGACGACCAGATGTCCGACGCGTTCTTTCGCGACCTCGGGTTGTCTCCACCAGATCACTACCTCGGGGTAGGCTCCGGCACTCACGCGCAGCAGACCGCTCGCGTGATGATGGGGTTCGAGCCGGTGCTGGTGTCCATCCGCCCCCACTGGGTGATCGTGGTCGGCGACGTCAACTCGACTCTGGCGTGCGCGCTCACGACCGCGAAGCTCAAGCGGGAGCTCGGCTGTCGGCTCGCGCATGTCGAGGCGGGCCTCCGGAGCGGTGACTGGGGCATGCCCGAGGAGGTCAACCGGGTGCTCACCGACCGGGTTTCCGACCTGCTCTTCACCCCGTCCCATGACGCCTTGCCGAACCTTCTGGCGGAGGGAATTTCACCGGAGCGTGTGGTGTTCGTCGGCAACGTGATGATCGATGCCGTATTCTCCCACTTGGCCGCCGCGCAGGCGCTGGCGGTGCCGGCCCGGCTCGGGCTCGCTCGCGAAGGCTATGTCCTCGCCACCTTGCACCGGCCCTCCAACGTCGATCAGCCGGTGACGCTGCGCGTGGTGCTCGAGGCTCTGGTCGAGGTATCTGACAGGCTGCCGGTCGTCCTGCCGCTGCACCCGCGCACCCGGGCCAACATCGAGGCGTTCCGGCTGGACGACCTGGCTCGCCCGCTGCGGACCTGTCCACCGCTGGGCTACACCGAGATGCTCTCACTGAGCGAAGCCGCCGCGGTGGTGCTGACCGATTCAGGCGGTCTACAGGAGGAGACCACGGCGCTCGGGGTGCCCTGCGTGACCCTCCGCCAGGTGACCGAGCGGCCGGTGACCGTGGAACGTGGCACCAATCGCATGGCGCCCTGGCCGCTCACGGTCTCGGGTGTGGTGCGCTCGTTCGAAGCCGCGCTGGCATCCGGCCGGCCGGGTGTGGGAGCGCGATGCCCGGAAGGCTGGGACGGCCACGCGGCGGAACGTGTGGTGGAGGCGCTGGTAGCATCGCCCCTCGGTGCGCGCCGGGAGGGAGTCGCCGGATGACGACTTCCTCGCCGCCGAGCACGCCGACCCGGACCATTGCTCTGCTGGAGACCCACATCGACCGGCTGGTCAACTGGCTGGAGCGGAACGGCTGGAGCGGCTGGGACCCGTACGATCTCTGGGATCATCGGCTCGGCCTCTGGGCCCTCGCCGGCGGGAGCTTCCCCCGGCGAGCCGTGGCGAGCGCCCTCTCACGCCTCGATGTGCTGTTCCCGCTGGGCCTGAGACGCCTGGTCGGCGCTCGCCCGGAGGTCAACGCCAAGGCGATGGGTCTCTTCGCCGCCGCATTCCTGGATCTCGAATCGATGGAAGGCGCGCCGCGCCGTCTCCGCGGGGCTCCGGCTGCGGATCAGTGCTTCGAC
This window encodes:
- a CDS encoding Gfo/Idh/MocA family oxidoreductase gives rise to the protein MFITKPFVKDRKIRFALVGCGRISANHFDALERHADRAELVGICDIDPNALERAQERTGAPAFRTIDALLAGTSADIVILATPSGIHAEEAVLVAAAGRHVMTEKPMATRWQDGKRMVHACDQAGVHLFVVKQNRRNATLQLLKRAVDKRRFGRIYMVNINVFWSRPQAYYDSAAWRGTWEFDGGAFMNQASHYVDLLDWLIGPVESVQAYTATLGRNIQVEDTGVVSIRWRTGALGSMNVTMLTYPKNYEGSITIIGEKGTVRIGGVAVNKIEAWEFADADPDDASVEQASYETTSVYGFGHPLYYDNVINSLRGEATPDTDGREGLHSLEILIATYLSARDGGRVALPLEY
- the wecB gene encoding UDP-N-acetylglucosamine 2-epimerase (non-hydrolyzing); this translates as MTLTVLLVAGARPNFMKVAPILAALRAAGHAGVLVHTGQHYDDQMSDAFFRDLGLSPPDHYLGVGSGTHAQQTARVMMGFEPVLVSIRPHWVIVVGDVNSTLACALTTAKLKRELGCRLAHVEAGLRSGDWGMPEEVNRVLTDRVSDLLFTPSHDALPNLLAEGISPERVVFVGNVMIDAVFSHLAAAQALAVPARLGLAREGYVLATLHRPSNVDQPVTLRVVLEALVEVSDRLPVVLPLHPRTRANIEAFRLDDLARPLRTCPPLGYTEMLSLSEAAAVVLTDSGGLQEETTALGVPCVTLRQVTERPVTVERGTNRMAPWPLTVSGVVRSFEAALASGRPGVGARCPEGWDGHAAERVVEALVASPLGARREGVAG